In the genome of Desulfuromonas sp. DDH964, one region contains:
- the rpsU gene encoding 30S ribosomal protein S21, with translation MEVKVIDGNLTKAMKVMKRKLQQEGLFREMKNRRCYEKPSDKRKRKLKESQRRERKRLAKLRRYS, from the coding sequence TTGGAAGTCAAGGTAATCGACGGCAACCTCACCAAGGCGATGAAGGTCATGAAGCGCAAGCTGCAGCAGGAGGGACTCTTCCGCGAGATGAAGAACCGGCGCTGCTACGAGAAGCCGAGCGACAAGCGGAAACGCAAACTGAAGGAGTCACAGCGGCGCGAGCGCAAACGGCTCGCCAAGCTGCGGCGCTATTCCTGA
- a CDS encoding IS630 family transposase: MPRKSPIPLCSEKDRQTLREWASSRSMEARLVERARIICKLLDGESVSKVAMDLNVRPNTVIEWRNRFSAAGIAGLYDRPRSGKPPKYDQAFQTRVLKALELPPPPGQACWDGPALAKQFGASDDAIWRVLRKHNISLARQRSWCVSTDPEFAPKAADIIGLYLAPPEKALVISVDEKPSIQALERAKGYVCTSSGKVVQGLKSTYKRHGTLNLFAALNVATGAVHTQTTEFKRRVDFLAFMDQVLSELPDSDQREIHVILDNYCIHKRNDEWLAQHPNVMFHFTPTSASWLNQVEIWFGILSRKALKNASFQSIDQLRAAIEAFIEAYQPNAKPFVWRKREVKGSQLRNTIANFCN; this comes from the coding sequence ATGCCGAGAAAATCTCCAATACCCCTGTGCAGCGAAAAGGACCGCCAGACACTCAGGGAATGGGCAAGCAGTCGAAGCATGGAGGCGCGCCTTGTTGAACGTGCCCGGATTATCTGCAAACTCCTTGACGGAGAATCCGTCAGCAAGGTCGCCATGGATCTTAACGTGCGCCCGAACACGGTTATTGAATGGCGGAACCGTTTCTCCGCTGCGGGTATTGCCGGGCTATATGATCGCCCGCGCTCTGGCAAACCGCCGAAATATGACCAGGCGTTTCAAACGCGAGTTCTGAAAGCGTTGGAACTTCCGCCACCGCCCGGCCAGGCATGTTGGGACGGCCCGGCGCTTGCCAAGCAGTTTGGCGCTTCGGATGATGCCATTTGGCGAGTGCTGCGCAAGCACAATATCAGCCTTGCCCGACAACGAAGTTGGTGCGTAAGCACTGATCCAGAGTTCGCACCAAAGGCGGCTGACATTATCGGGCTCTACCTGGCGCCCCCCGAAAAAGCCTTGGTGATCTCAGTCGATGAGAAACCGAGCATCCAGGCGCTTGAGCGCGCCAAAGGGTATGTCTGTACCAGTAGCGGCAAAGTCGTCCAGGGCCTAAAGAGCACCTACAAACGGCATGGAACCCTGAACCTTTTTGCGGCGCTCAACGTAGCGACAGGCGCCGTGCATACGCAGACAACCGAGTTCAAGAGAAGGGTTGATTTCCTAGCCTTCATGGATCAGGTCCTCTCAGAACTTCCGGACAGCGACCAGCGAGAAATTCACGTGATCCTGGACAATTATTGCATTCATAAACGCAACGACGAATGGCTTGCGCAGCACCCAAACGTCATGTTTCACTTTACACCGACTTCTGCAAGTTGGCTCAATCAAGTCGAGATATGGTTCGGCATTCTTTCACGTAAGGCACTGAAGAACGCCAGTTTTCAAAGCATTGACCAGTTGCGTGCGGCCATCGAGGCCTTTATAGAAGCCTATCAGCCCAACGCCAAGCCTTTTGTATGGCGTAAGCGAGAGGTCAAGGGGTCGCAACTGAGAAACACTATCGCTAACTTTTGCAACTAG
- a CDS encoding LysE family transporter, translated as MENLWLNISAVLAIFTLAIISPGPNFLMVVSTTLGDSRRAGLFTALGVATGSGLFALAGLLGLILVINTLPHFATAVAVLGGGYLAWLGATMVGRLFRPRLPLTAATVAAGGRSPLQAYRAGLITNLTNPKAWAFYFSLFTLVLAPGAPLWAKVFLNLAMFLISFGWYALVALLISERRVQPLFLRAQPLIQALLGLMLIFLGGRLALSALFG; from the coding sequence ATGGAAAACCTCTGGCTCAATATCTCCGCCGTCCTCGCCATCTTCACCCTGGCGATTATCAGCCCCGGGCCGAACTTCCTGATGGTGGTCTCCACCACCCTCGGCGATTCGCGCCGCGCCGGCCTCTTCACCGCGCTGGGGGTGGCGACCGGGAGCGGCCTCTTCGCCCTCGCCGGCCTGCTCGGGCTGATCCTGGTCATCAACACCCTCCCCCACTTCGCCACCGCCGTCGCCGTGCTTGGCGGCGGCTACCTCGCCTGGCTCGGGGCGACCATGGTCGGACGCCTTTTTCGGCCCCGCCTCCCGCTCACCGCCGCCACCGTGGCCGCGGGCGGCCGCTCGCCGCTGCAGGCCTATCGCGCCGGGCTGATCACCAACCTGACCAACCCCAAGGCCTGGGCCTTCTACTTCAGCCTCTTCACCCTGGTGCTCGCCCCCGGCGCGCCACTCTGGGCAAAAGTCTTTCTCAATCTGGCCATGTTCCTGATATCTTTTGGCTGGTACGCTCTGGTGGCGCTGCTGATCTCGGAGCGACGGGTGCAGCCGCTCTTCCTGCGGGCACAGCCGCTGATTCAGGCGCTGCTCGGCCTGATGCTGATCTTCCTCGGCGGGCGCCTGGCGCTGTCGGCTCTTTTCGGCTAG
- a CDS encoding KamA family radical SAM protein has protein sequence MDTTVRHHRKPTPASWQEQLQNFVNTVERLESYVNLTADEREILAATSTTWGATPHFAALMDPDDPACPVRRQIIPSRQERENRFGMDNYLVWKENRATTEERPDCIARQYRDRVAFTVTSTCGVYCRHCFRKELVVDGSLSLNFDFDEGLRWIADHTEVRDVLVTGGDPFLLTDEQLDYLVRKLRELPQIEMIRFGTRTPIVLPQRITPDLMKVLGGFHKVPIWVNTQCNHPRELTGETARAVYDLLSCGVNVGNQAVLLKGINDDVATFRRLHQQLLATRIKPYYVFYCEPAPGIDHFRTPVEKGAELIRDALRGHTTGLAQPLHVIATNIGKIPLMPDYYIQGSDAKEYTLCNHRGEITTIPNVPE, from the coding sequence ATGGACACCACCGTACGACATCATCGAAAACCGACTCCTGCCAGCTGGCAGGAGCAACTCCAGAACTTCGTCAATACCGTCGAACGTCTGGAAAGCTACGTCAACCTCACCGCTGACGAACGTGAAATTCTGGCCGCCACTTCCACGACCTGGGGCGCGACTCCCCATTTCGCGGCGCTGATGGACCCGGATGATCCCGCCTGCCCGGTGCGGCGGCAGATCATCCCCTCGCGTCAGGAGCGGGAGAACCGCTTCGGTATGGACAACTACCTGGTCTGGAAAGAAAACCGTGCCACCACCGAGGAACGCCCGGACTGCATTGCCCGCCAGTACCGGGACCGGGTCGCTTTCACCGTCACGTCGACCTGTGGCGTCTACTGCCGCCACTGCTTCCGCAAGGAACTGGTGGTCGACGGTAGTCTCTCCCTCAACTTCGACTTCGATGAGGGGCTGCGCTGGATCGCCGACCATACCGAGGTGCGAGACGTGCTGGTCACCGGCGGCGATCCCTTCCTGCTAACCGACGAGCAGCTCGACTATCTGGTGCGCAAGCTGCGTGAGCTGCCCCAGATCGAGATGATCCGCTTCGGCACCCGCACCCCCATCGTATTGCCGCAGCGCATCACCCCCGACCTGATGAAGGTTCTCGGCGGCTTCCACAAGGTGCCGATCTGGGTCAACACCCAGTGTAATCACCCCCGGGAATTGACCGGGGAGACCGCCCGCGCCGTCTACGACCTGCTCTCCTGCGGCGTCAACGTCGGCAACCAGGCGGTGCTGCTCAAGGGGATCAACGATGACGTAGCCACCTTCCGCCGTCTGCACCAGCAGCTGCTGGCGACCCGGATCAAGCCTTACTACGTCTTTTACTGCGAGCCGGCCCCGGGAATCGACCACTTCCGCACCCCGGTGGAGAAGGGGGCGGAGCTGATCCGCGATGCCCTGCGCGGTCACACCACCGGCCTGGCCCAGCCGCTCCACGTGATCGCTACCAACATCGGCAAGATCCCGCTGATGCCGGACTATTACATCCAGGGGAGTGACGCCAAGGAATACACCCTCTGCAATCACCGTGGGGAGATCACCACCATCCCCAACGTCCCCGAATAA
- a CDS encoding ABC transporter ATP-binding protein, whose amino-acid sequence MKHPPLPSDSNPPQRQLLDVFRYSRRALELVWSTSWRLALVFALLTLVAGVLPAAVAWIGKLIVDGVVAAMGQHQQSGSADTSYVLFFVAAEAGVVALIAGSQRGIATCQALLRALMGQRINLMILEKALTLQLAHFEDSEFYDKLTRARREASTRPLSLVTRTFGLVQNGISLVSYGVLLVQFSPWTVLILLAGGIPEFLAEAKFSGDKFRLFRWRSPETRMQMYLETVLAREDYVKEVKLFRLGPKLIERYKEIFAKLFAEDRRLTLRRDTWGFALGLLGTAAFYGAYAWIALAAIRGSISLGQMTMYLMLFKQGQSAVSASLSAISGMYEDNLYLSNLYEYLEQPVPAVRGELRQGPRPGDGVRFEAVSFSYPGSEAPALQEISLHLLPGDSLALVGENGSGKTTLIKLLTRLYTPDSGRILLDGLDLQEWDGAALRERIGVIFQDFGRYQFLVGENIGAGDMRHFEDRQRWQEAAQKGMASEFIERLPQRYDTQLGKWFKGGRELSGGQWQKIALARAFMRAGADILVLDEPTATMDAAAEATIFEHFRELSRGKMTILISHRFSTVRMADRIVVIDKGRVVEAGSHAELMALGGQYAYLFSLQAEGYR is encoded by the coding sequence GTGAAACATCCGCCCCTCCCCAGCGACAGCAACCCGCCGCAGCGCCAGCTCCTCGATGTGTTTCGCTACAGTCGGCGCGCTCTCGAGCTGGTCTGGTCGACCAGTTGGCGGCTGGCCCTAGTCTTCGCCCTGCTGACCCTGGTCGCCGGGGTGCTGCCGGCGGCGGTGGCCTGGATCGGCAAGCTGATCGTCGACGGCGTGGTGGCGGCGATGGGGCAGCACCAGCAGAGCGGCAGCGCCGACACCAGCTACGTCCTCTTCTTCGTCGCCGCCGAGGCTGGCGTGGTGGCGCTGATCGCCGGCAGCCAGCGCGGCATCGCCACCTGCCAGGCGCTGCTGCGGGCGCTGATGGGGCAGCGCATCAACCTGATGATCCTCGAGAAGGCGCTGACCCTGCAGCTCGCCCATTTCGAGGACTCGGAATTCTACGACAAGCTGACCCGCGCCCGCCGCGAGGCCTCGACCCGCCCCCTCTCGCTGGTGACCCGCACCTTCGGCCTGGTGCAGAATGGCATCTCGCTGGTCAGCTACGGGGTGCTGCTGGTGCAGTTCTCCCCCTGGACGGTGCTGATCCTGCTGGCCGGCGGCATCCCGGAATTCCTCGCCGAGGCGAAGTTCTCCGGCGACAAGTTTCGCCTCTTTCGCTGGCGCTCGCCGGAGACGCGCATGCAGATGTACCTCGAGACGGTCCTGGCGCGGGAGGATTACGTCAAGGAGGTCAAACTCTTCCGCCTCGGGCCGAAGCTGATCGAGCGCTACAAGGAAATATTCGCCAAACTCTTCGCCGAGGATCGCCGCCTCACCCTGCGCCGCGACACCTGGGGCTTCGCCCTCGGCCTGCTCGGCACCGCCGCCTTCTACGGCGCCTACGCCTGGATCGCGCTCGCGGCGATCCGCGGCAGCATCAGCCTCGGCCAGATGACGATGTACCTGATGCTCTTCAAACAGGGACAGTCGGCGGTCTCGGCGAGCCTCTCGGCAATCAGCGGCATGTACGAGGACAACCTCTACCTTTCCAACCTCTACGAATACCTTGAACAGCCGGTGCCGGCCGTGCGCGGCGAGCTGCGGCAGGGGCCGCGCCCCGGCGACGGAGTGCGTTTCGAGGCGGTGAGTTTCAGCTACCCCGGCAGCGAGGCGCCGGCGCTGCAGGAGATCAGCCTGCACCTGCTCCCCGGCGACAGCCTGGCGCTGGTCGGCGAGAACGGCTCGGGCAAGACGACCCTGATCAAGCTGCTGACCCGCCTCTACACCCCCGACAGCGGCCGCATCCTCCTCGACGGCCTCGATCTGCAGGAGTGGGACGGCGCGGCGCTGCGCGAGCGGATCGGCGTCATTTTTCAGGATTTCGGCCGCTACCAGTTCCTGGTCGGGGAGAATATCGGCGCCGGCGACATGCGTCACTTCGAAGACCGGCAGCGCTGGCAGGAGGCGGCGCAGAAGGGGATGGCGAGCGAGTTCATCGAGCGGCTGCCGCAGCGGTACGACACCCAGCTCGGCAAGTGGTTCAAGGGGGGGCGCGAGCTTTCCGGCGGCCAGTGGCAGAAGATCGCCCTGGCCCGGGCCTTCATGCGCGCGGGCGCCGATATCCTGGTCCTCGACGAGCCGACCGCGACCATGGACGCCGCCGCCGAGGCGACGATCTTCGAACACTTCCGCGAGCTGAGCCGCGGCAAGATGACGATCCTGATCTCGCACCGCTTCTCCACCGTGCGCATGGCCGACCGCATCGTCGTCATCGACAAGGGGCGGGTTGTCGAGGCGGGGAGCCATGCCGAGCTGATGGCGCTCGGCGGCCAGTACGCCTATCTCTTCTCGCTGCAGGCGGAAGGGTATCGCTGA
- a CDS encoding gamma carbonic anhydrase family protein, whose amino-acid sequence MIYDLGERKVQLHEDVFIAPSATLIGSVVVEAQASIWFNVVVRGDNDLITIGAGSNIQDGSILHVDPGFPLTVGRHVTVGHKVMLHGCSIGEGSLIGINAVVLNGARIGSGCLIGANALVTEGMEVPDGAMVLGSPGKVVRTLDEPARQKLLESALRYIENGRRFRQGLVAAEQRETQE is encoded by the coding sequence ATGATCTATGACCTCGGCGAGCGCAAGGTGCAACTGCACGAAGATGTCTTCATCGCCCCCAGCGCCACATTGATCGGCTCGGTGGTGGTCGAGGCGCAGGCGAGCATCTGGTTCAACGTCGTCGTCCGCGGCGACAACGACCTGATCACCATCGGCGCCGGCAGCAACATCCAGGACGGCTCGATCCTCCACGTCGATCCCGGCTTCCCCCTCACCGTCGGCCGCCATGTCACCGTCGGCCACAAGGTGATGCTGCACGGCTGCAGTATCGGCGAGGGGAGCCTGATCGGCATCAACGCGGTGGTGCTCAACGGCGCCCGCATCGGCAGCGGCTGCCTGATCGGCGCCAACGCCCTGGTGACGGAAGGGATGGAAGTTCCGGACGGCGCCATGGTCCTCGGCTCACCGGGGAAGGTGGTGCGCACCCTGGACGAACCGGCCCGGCAGAAGCTGCTGGAGAGCGCGCTGCGCTACATCGAGAACGGGCGCCGTTTTCGGCAGGGGCTGGTGGCGGCCGAACAGAGAGAGACTCAGGAATAG
- a CDS encoding acyl-CoA thioesterase: MDVMEQKLAVRWADLDPNGHVRHSIYYDYGAQVRINCLQQAGFGIDWMTRHGVGPVLFREEARFFHELHLGDELLIDMCLSGLSADHRKWSMRHHIRRGGKTCATLDLDGAWLDLKQRRIVPPPAGLLERFAAFPRSEDFRVI; encoded by the coding sequence ATGGATGTGATGGAACAGAAGCTGGCGGTGCGCTGGGCCGATCTCGACCCGAACGGCCATGTCCGCCACTCGATCTATTACGATTACGGGGCGCAGGTCCGCATCAACTGCCTGCAGCAGGCCGGTTTCGGCATCGACTGGATGACGCGTCACGGCGTCGGACCGGTGCTCTTTCGCGAAGAGGCGCGGTTTTTTCATGAACTTCACCTCGGCGACGAACTGCTCATCGATATGTGCCTCTCCGGGCTGTCGGCAGATCACCGCAAGTGGAGCATGCGCCACCACATCCGCCGCGGCGGCAAGACCTGCGCCACCCTCGACCTCGACGGCGCCTGGCTCGACCTGAAACAGCGCCGCATCGTGCCGCCGCCGGCCGGGTTGCTGGAGCGCTTCGCCGCCTTTCCGCGCAGCGAGGACTTTCGGGTTATCTAG
- a CDS encoding universal stress protein, protein MELNIKSILFASGLGPRTGYVLDHALSLAQKYKAKVHVIHGFDIMKFSAQSTGELYMSQSELEDSIEKSLREEESHIRGQLQNVIHERLVKLKASESLIASIDIERKPAKQAILDAAAQYRADVIVMGAHRQPGLGEARLGSTTTKVLTRATVPVFVVKGEAKKA, encoded by the coding sequence ATGGAACTGAACATCAAGTCGATTCTGTTCGCGTCCGGACTTGGCCCCAGGACCGGCTACGTCCTCGACCACGCCCTGAGCCTGGCCCAGAAATACAAGGCCAAAGTCCATGTCATCCACGGCTTTGACATCATGAAATTCAGCGCCCAGAGTACCGGGGAGCTGTACATGTCTCAGAGTGAGCTGGAGGATTCAATCGAGAAATCGCTGCGGGAAGAGGAGAGTCATATCCGCGGGCAGTTGCAGAATGTCATCCATGAACGGCTGGTAAAGCTGAAAGCGAGTGAATCGTTGATCGCCAGTATCGACATCGAACGCAAGCCGGCCAAGCAGGCGATCCTCGATGCCGCCGCCCAGTACCGCGCTGACGTGATCGTGATGGGCGCGCATCGGCAACCGGGGTTGGGGGAAGCGCGTCTTGGCTCGACCACCACGAAGGTCCTGACCCGGGCGACGGTGCCGGTTTTCGTGGTCAAGGGCGAAGCCAAAAAAGCCTGA
- a CDS encoding aldo/keto reductase, translating into MRYNRLGNTGLFVSELCFGTMTFGGGAGIWGKIGSLQQQEAERLIALALKAGINFIDTADVYAGGVAEQITGQALKNLQVKREEVVIATKVFGETGAGPNGRGASRAHILDGIKASLERLQLDYVDLYQIHGFDPATPLEETLRALETLVEEGLVRYVGVSNWMAWQIMKGLGIADRLGFSRLASLQAYYTIAGRDLEREIIPLLQSEGLGLLVWSPLAGGLLSGKYGRNRSGEKESRRVNFDFPPVELERAWQVIDSMRPLAETRGCSVARVALAWLLHQPRVTSVIIGAKRPEQLEDNLAAVAIEFSDQELAALDEVSRLPLEYPGWMLERQGEVRARQLAQARR; encoded by the coding sequence ATGCGCTACAACCGACTTGGCAACACCGGACTGTTCGTCTCGGAACTCTGCTTCGGCACCATGACCTTCGGCGGCGGGGCAGGGATCTGGGGGAAGATCGGCTCCTTGCAGCAGCAGGAGGCCGAACGGCTGATCGCCCTGGCCCTTAAGGCGGGCATCAACTTCATCGACACCGCCGATGTCTACGCCGGCGGCGTCGCCGAACAGATCACCGGCCAGGCGCTGAAAAATCTTCAGGTCAAACGGGAGGAGGTGGTGATCGCCACCAAGGTCTTCGGCGAAACCGGGGCCGGGCCCAACGGCCGCGGCGCCTCCCGGGCCCATATCCTCGACGGGATCAAGGCGAGCCTTGAGCGGCTGCAGCTCGACTATGTCGATCTCTACCAGATTCACGGTTTCGATCCTGCGACGCCTCTGGAAGAGACGCTGCGCGCGCTGGAGACCCTGGTGGAGGAGGGGCTGGTGCGCTATGTCGGGGTCTCCAACTGGATGGCCTGGCAGATCATGAAGGGTCTGGGGATCGCCGATCGCCTCGGCTTCTCCCGCCTGGCCTCCCTGCAGGCCTACTACACCATCGCTGGCCGCGACCTGGAGCGCGAGATCATCCCGCTGCTGCAGAGCGAAGGGCTCGGTCTGCTGGTCTGGAGCCCGCTGGCCGGTGGCCTGCTCAGCGGCAAGTACGGCCGCAACCGCAGTGGTGAAAAAGAGAGCCGGCGGGTCAACTTCGATTTCCCGCCGGTCGAGTTGGAGCGGGCCTGGCAGGTGATCGACAGCATGCGGCCGCTGGCCGAAACACGGGGCTGCTCGGTGGCGCGCGTCGCCCTCGCCTGGCTGCTGCACCAGCCCCGGGTGACCAGTGTCATCATCGGCGCCAAACGCCCGGAGCAGCTGGAGGATAACCTGGCTGCGGTGGCGATCGAGTTTTCGGACCAGGAGCTGGCGGCCCTTGACGAAGTCAGCCGCCTGCCCCTGGAATATCCGGGCTGGATGCTGGAGCGGCAGGGTGAAGTCCGCGCCCGGCAGCTGGCGCAAGCCAGGCGTTGA
- a CDS encoding ketopantoate reductase family protein yields MDEIRKIAILGAGALGAYYASRFHAAGFETLFVAAGERGESLRREGCNVNGENFRLPVMAGDTSPAPVDLVIVALKHHQLAEALPGLRPVVGPQTTILSVLNGLDSEAVIGSVFGAEKLLFCVAVGIDAVREGKMITVANQGRLLFGEAHNEPPSLRVQRLQAACDRAGLAWETPVDMLRALWWKFMVNVGVNQASAVLRAPYGIFQRSDSAREVLRALMLEVIALAGAAGVDLTTADLGEWERVLARLAPEAKTSMLQDVEAGRKTEVEIFAGKVVELGLRYGIPTPANRMMLYLLRVIETSPELLLPPRAV; encoded by the coding sequence ATGGATGAAATCAGAAAGATCGCCATTCTCGGTGCCGGGGCCCTCGGGGCCTATTATGCCTCACGGTTTCATGCGGCAGGGTTCGAGACCCTTTTCGTCGCTGCGGGGGAGCGGGGCGAGAGCCTGCGCCGGGAGGGCTGCAACGTCAACGGGGAAAACTTCCGGCTGCCGGTGATGGCCGGCGACACGTCGCCGGCTCCGGTCGATCTGGTCATTGTCGCCCTCAAGCATCACCAATTGGCGGAGGCGCTTCCTGGCTTGCGCCCGGTGGTGGGGCCGCAAACGACCATCCTCTCGGTCCTTAATGGCCTCGACAGCGAGGCGGTGATCGGCTCGGTTTTTGGCGCGGAGAAGCTCCTCTTCTGCGTGGCGGTCGGGATTGACGCGGTGCGGGAAGGGAAGATGATAACGGTCGCCAACCAGGGGCGGCTTTTGTTCGGCGAAGCGCACAACGAGCCGCCGTCGCTGCGCGTGCAGCGGCTGCAGGCGGCCTGTGACCGGGCCGGCCTGGCCTGGGAGACCCCGGTCGACATGCTGCGCGCCCTGTGGTGGAAGTTCATGGTCAATGTCGGCGTCAACCAGGCCTCGGCGGTGCTGCGGGCTCCTTACGGAATCTTCCAGCGCTCGGATTCGGCGCGGGAAGTGCTGCGGGCATTGATGCTGGAGGTGATCGCCCTGGCCGGCGCTGCCGGGGTCGACCTGACGACAGCCGACCTCGGGGAGTGGGAGCGGGTGCTGGCGCGGCTGGCCCCGGAGGCCAAGACCTCGATGCTGCAGGATGTCGAGGCCGGTCGCAAGACCGAGGTCGAGATCTTCGCCGGCAAGGTGGTGGAACTCGGCCTCCGCTACGGCATTCCGACTCCGGCCAACCGGATGATGCTGTATCTGCTGCGGGTCATCGAGACCTCCCCTGAACTCCTCCTTCCTCCCCGGGCGGTTTGA
- a CDS encoding DUF2779 domain-containing protein: protein MTGSGLSKSLLLKGLQCPKALWLTKHPPAFELPPQPDREALYAAGTEVGLLAQQLFPGGVEVPYAGLSVAAQLARTRELIDAGVPVIYEASFAFDGIFVKVDILVRDPTAGEGWQIHEVKMGTAVKPVNLEDVAIQYYVLTGCGIEVTAAWLVHINNQYLRQGAIEVQQLFSSANVLTEVLARQDGLPQTIAGLRAVLPGDEPAIDIGPHCRDPYECDFIPYCWRHIPENSVFDLRGNGVKKFDLYRRGLVRFEELPLAELNPAQRQQVEATLQQRDSIDRPALRAFLDTLWYPLCHLDFETFNSAIPLFDGTRPYQQVPFQFSVHCQGAAGAAPEHFAFLARPGVDPRRELVERLLAVIPERACILTYNQAFEKGVLRELAALFPDRAAAIEQRLDNVRDLMLPFRRRDLYCWQMRGSYSIKEVLPALVPELSYQGLEVADGQAAMQAYHQMTMLGEGEELERLRGALLEYCRLDRLAMVKIVEALARIAATPETEGA, encoded by the coding sequence ATGACAGGTTCGGGTCTGAGCAAGTCGCTCCTTCTCAAGGGGCTGCAATGTCCCAAGGCGCTCTGGCTGACCAAGCATCCACCGGCCTTCGAGCTGCCGCCGCAGCCCGACCGCGAGGCGCTCTATGCCGCCGGCACCGAGGTCGGCCTGCTCGCCCAGCAGCTCTTCCCCGGCGGCGTCGAGGTCCCCTACGCCGGTCTCAGTGTCGCTGCGCAGCTCGCCCGCACCCGAGAACTGATCGACGCCGGCGTCCCGGTGATCTACGAGGCCTCTTTCGCCTTTGATGGTATCTTCGTCAAGGTCGATATCCTGGTGCGCGACCCCACTGCGGGGGAGGGGTGGCAGATCCACGAGGTCAAGATGGGGACCGCGGTCAAGCCGGTCAACCTCGAGGATGTCGCCATCCAGTATTACGTCCTCACCGGCTGCGGAATAGAGGTCACGGCGGCCTGGCTGGTGCACATCAACAACCAGTACCTCCGCCAGGGAGCGATCGAGGTGCAACAGCTCTTCAGCAGCGCGAACGTGCTAACCGAAGTGCTGGCACGCCAGGACGGCCTGCCACAGACCATCGCCGGATTGCGGGCGGTCCTGCCGGGGGACGAGCCCGCCATCGACATCGGCCCGCACTGCCGCGACCCCTACGAGTGTGACTTCATTCCCTACTGCTGGCGGCATATCCCCGAAAACTCGGTCTTCGACCTGCGCGGCAACGGCGTCAAAAAGTTCGATCTCTACCGGCGCGGTCTCGTCCGTTTCGAAGAGCTCCCCCTGGCCGAGCTCAACCCGGCCCAGCGCCAGCAGGTCGAGGCGACCCTGCAGCAGCGCGACAGCATCGATCGTCCGGCGCTTCGGGCCTTTCTCGACACCCTCTGGTACCCCCTCTGCCACCTCGATTTCGAGACCTTCAACAGCGCCATCCCCCTCTTTGACGGGACCCGCCCCTACCAGCAGGTGCCGTTTCAGTTCTCCGTTCATTGCCAGGGAGCGGCGGGGGCCGCTCCCGAGCACTTTGCCTTTCTCGCCCGGCCCGGAGTCGATCCGCGCCGCGAGCTGGTCGAGCGGCTGCTGGCGGTGATCCCGGAGCGGGCCTGCATCCTGACCTACAACCAGGCCTTCGAAAAGGGGGTGCTGCGCGAGCTCGCGGCGCTCTTCCCCGACCGTGCCGCGGCGATCGAACAACGCCTCGACAATGTCCGCGACCTGATGCTCCCCTTTCGCCGCCGCGACCTCTACTGCTGGCAGATGCGCGGTTCCTATTCGATCAAGGAGGTGTTGCCGGCGCTGGTCCCCGAGCTCTCCTACCAGGGGCTGGAGGTGGCCGACGGCCAGGCGGCGATGCAGGCTTATCACCAAATGACGATGCTGGGGGAAGGGGAGGAGCTGGAGCGATTGCGGGGGGCGCTGCTCGAATACTGTCGGCTCGATAGGTTGGCGATGGTGAAGATTGTCGAGGCGCTGGCGCGGATCGCGGCGACCCCGGAAACGGAAGGAGCCTGA
- a CDS encoding DNA-3-methyladenine glycosylase I, with protein sequence MSEDAPLIRCPWPGSDPLYRDYHDREWGTPLHDDRQLFEFLTLEGAQAGLAWITILRKREGYRKAFADFDPKRVARFDAGRVAQLLTDPAIVRNRLKVESTVSNARAFLQVQEEFGSFAAYMWRFVDGRPRQNAWRRLAEVPASTPQSDAFSRDLKQRGFRFVGTTICYAHMQAVGMVNDHLVDCFRWRELGGGAA encoded by the coding sequence ATGAGTGAGGATGCGCCGCTGATCCGCTGTCCCTGGCCGGGGAGCGATCCCCTCTATCGGGATTACCACGACCGGGAGTGGGGGACGCCCCTCCACGACGATCGCCAGCTCTTCGAGTTTCTGACCCTCGAAGGGGCCCAGGCCGGGCTCGCCTGGATCACCATCCTGCGTAAGCGCGAGGGCTACCGCAAGGCGTTTGCGGACTTCGACCCCAAGCGGGTGGCGCGCTTCGATGCCGGGCGGGTGGCGCAGCTGCTGACCGATCCAGCCATCGTCCGCAACCGGCTCAAGGTCGAATCGACCGTCAGCAACGCCCGCGCCTTTTTGCAGGTGCAGGAGGAGTTCGGCTCCTTCGCCGCCTACATGTGGCGCTTCGTCGATGGCCGGCCGCGGCAGAACGCCTGGCGCCGCCTCGCCGAGGTGCCGGCCAGCACCCCGCAGTCGGACGCCTTCAGCCGCGACCTCAAGCAGCGCGGCTTTCGCTTCGTCGGCACTACCATCTGCTACGCCCACATGCAGGCGGTCGGCATGGTCAACGACCACCTCGTCGACTGTTTTCGCTGGCGGGAGCTGGGTGGAGGGGCAGCATGA